In Ptiloglossa arizonensis isolate GNS036 chromosome 6, iyPtiAriz1_principal, whole genome shotgun sequence, the DNA window GAAGATAAGATATTAAATCGGCTTAAAAATTGGCTTGAAGAATATACAGAGCAATTAATAAAGTAGGTTATTTATATtaccatatatatatttatatcacTTTTAATGTTtagataaaaatcaatttgatTTCACAGAGAAGAAAATGAACGAAATAATCAACAAATATTAGAAATATCACATTTTGCAGATGCACAACAAAAGGAATTTTCTTCATTACAATTACTACAAcaattacatttaaatattcatgATACAGAAGTCATTCAGGCTCTAGACACTTAAACTTTTGTAGAAcctattaatataaaaataatataaggaATAAAATCATGTAAATGTGAATATTTTAGCaattacatttatatattatttattatataaaatattataattttaaaatgtttatataaaaatattaaatttatgaatgaatacttgaaaaaattatattttaagagATTTTTAACTTTTTTTGTAAAGAATCAATATATGTTTCAAGAGTCGCTTGTACTGTTGGTAACTGAATAAGGGTCAAAAATTCATTCAGGTCCAAAGCTTGATTTTCCTTCAAccaaagtaaatttttttttcgtaattctcgtTTCATTGTATTTCGACCTAGAACTTCATCAACATTTTAGAaggtaaatatttcatttagttACATTTTTCAATAATCAAACAAATAGAAAACTTACAAGGTATGCGTTTAAAACCTGTTATATAGTCTCGACACTTCTTGATTGCACTTGTTTTATCAGTAACCAACTCGTCTACAAGTCCAATTTCTAATGCTTCTTTGGGATGGAATAGAGATcctctaaattaatatttttaaatcaattaaaagtattattgttaatataaAGAGTTATTATATATTCATTAATAATGAATTACTTTAAAAGTGCTAATTCAGCTTTTCTATATCCTAATGTATCAATATAAAGACTTCTAAACCATGTTGGAGCTGAAAGTCCCAACTGTGTTTCATTTAGTCCTATGGTATGTTTTCCTTCTACTAAAACTCTATATTCACAAGAAAGTGCTAATAAGCATCCTCCTCCAGGACTTGCCCCCTGTAAGTAAAATtacattataaatattcatatacttattacatatttatcTCTGGCTTAAGtagttattttaataaaaatacatttatcgTAGCAGCTATTGGTACTTCCAAACCATATAAAGTTAACCACATGTCTTGCAGCATGTGCCAATACTCAATTAGTTGTTTTTCACTTCGATTATACATCTCCATTATGTCAAGTCCTGCAGAGAATATAGATGGTAATGAAGATGTCAATataatacctttgcaatcgtttTTTTGAGCATTTATAAAAGATGTCTTCAAGGCACTCAATAGttctttatttaaaatgtttgcAGGAGTTTGTGCCATTGATATTGTACTAATACCtgtaaaatgaacatttttattaaaaaaaaaaagaatcataaTGTTAAAGCTAGGTCATTTACCTGTAATATCTTCATGTGTAACTTCAATGGGTGTTAAATTTGTCGCATAAGTTTTATATAAGGGGATTCGTAAATgaccaaaaattctttttacagCAAGCATGATTAATTAACTACAAATTCAAAACTGTTATCAAAACAAAAagagtatatatataaaattgtatattatgATTAACATACTAAAATGTGATGAAAGTTTAGAATTTCtattaaaacaaaaagaaaaaaatgtatatattccATATATTGTAATTTCATACTATTACACTAGTACTCTTTTACCTTAACTGTTAGAACGCAATTATTGTTGAACTTTTGAACCATGAATAGTTCTAATATCGATACCGACAGTGGTAACTAGTAAAAGATTTTGTTTAAGCCATTTATGAGGAGATTATGCGGGAGTTTATGCACTAATTTCAGTGGAATTTTGCAATTAAATAGGGCTTccaaaaatattacacatttatGTATTAAGTGTCTTTGACTTTAGACATTTTGTAAAGAAAACTATAGTTCGGCAATGGCAGGCATGGTATAGTAACTGTATCTAGAGTTTTAGTTCTATTGGggttttatttgtttgttttattGTTTGACTTCATTTAAATTCacacaaaaaataatatttcacattTCATTTTTTGCATTTTATCTGATTTTGTAGTATTCGAAAGCAAAtcataaaagaattaaattatctTTCAAACTTCCGAACTTTCATTTACATATATCaatatgtatgaaacacttcatATGATTCTCTTGCTAATCTTCTTTCGTATGGACTTCAAATTAAAGTAATCGTGTACTggttgatatttttatttctgaaCTGTTTTATTTAGACACTGATATATAAAGAAGTATATTATTACTAATATGAATatactatataaaatataataaataatattaatagaaaggaaaagtaaattatgtttatttttgtataaaatacgcAAAAAATGTTggtttacatataatatatatatatatatcttcctAACAGTTATCATATATTATTCTCTATTTATTATCATCCTCGACAGACATATAAAACGCTTACGATTCATTGCAATTTTATGttttttatctttctttctATACCTTGAAGAGAGCAAATACGTCTGATTTTTTTATTATCATAATAAAAACTGTTAAGAAGTACGTTTCATCTTGTATGgttttttctttattactttaatataaatattagttTAAAAACCAATTACAGAAGAATGTAACTTTGAAAAATGTGATTACCTGTAAATTCAAAAATTAGTTGTCCAATAATTAAATCTTTGTTATTATAAAATACTGATTGCATATAAAAAACCTTATTAATACACTAAATGGACTATAAATcttactttattattttatctacTGTTTCTACTACCACAATAAAAATGATATTGTTAGAAATCACTCACGATAGCATATACAATTACTTGTAATAATGGAACGAACCGGAATGGAATAGAATGGTTTGCGGGCAGGTGCTAATATGGCGGCTATTCTGCTTTATAGTTTCGTGACATCGCCCTTTACCTTAACATTTTTTTAAGCAAGACGTAAAAGTTCAGTCACTGGGTGACAGAAAAAACAATGTCTTAAATGGATTCGGTTATGTTTAAGAAATAAGACAACTAGCAAAATGTCAACCAGATCGCAACTTACGAAAGATTTAAACGGTTTGTCTTGATCTGAATGTTTACGTTCGTATCATGGAACTGTCATACATCgagaatatatattatttattctttcaaATAGTCTTTTAATAAACTTTAATCAAGTTTATTAAAACTAATAGTTGTTCCTTTTATTTCGCAAGTATGCAAATTGGGTTATGAGacgattttataaatatttctgtggCTTTCGTACATTTTATATTGtgttttattaaatacaatcgtttaaaattattaattctttataGAATCGGTAAAAGCATTACTTGGTAAGCATGTCAAGATATTACTAAAAAACGTTGTCAAATTGGAAACAAAGCAGGATAAACAAGAAAATCGTGTTCTAGTAAGTGATAATTGAAATGttaaaactattataatcaAGAATAAGATGTTTAAAACATTGCTTTAAtgtgaaattatattttgataATTTAAGGTTTTTTCACCATGCCGTCTCTTTCTTTTAACGGCCAAAGTACCCACAAGGGTAAGACTAAACTTTATTATTATGGATAAGGATAtatgattattttattaattatgtaTTAATTTACAGCTCGACTGCCATTTTCATTATTTAGAAATAACATCTATAGAATCCAAAAGAGCCAATCAGTTATCTTTAACTGTTGGAGAAAGGTATTACAATTTTACTACTACAGGAGCAGGAGCAGATACTACAGAAGTAGATGCAATGATCGAGGCCTTACATACTGCAATTCGAAATATCTTTCCCACTGTACCATTAAAGTATGTGTTTACTTCCTTGTTatgtattttttgtttattgTAGAATTGGAATAGTTGACACTAATGTCATAATCCTTTCAACAGTtatattataagaaaaatagaagTAATACCAGCTAGTAGATTGCAGAGCATAAGAGGTAGTGAGTTAGCTAGAAGTACAGAAGCAACAAGACATACAGGGCCCTGTGGTGGATTTTCAACCCAGTATGCATGCATGTGTGATTTACATGGTGTACCATATAGAGAAGAAGTTGCTTGGGTAATATTCTTAAAatgtatggaaaataaaatggtaATCTTTTTACTGAAATTTTGTTaaagaaaatatcaatttaCAGGATGTTGATACAATATACCTCTCTCATGACACAAGGGAATTAAATTTAAGAGATTTTGATCATTTGGATCAAAAAGATTTGGTGCCAATCATTTCTGCCTTGGAATATAACACTTGGTTTACAAAGTTAAGAGCATCTCATCTTAAATTAAGTCATGAACCTTTGGAAAGattgttacatgttatgcgcagATCTCTTTCCATTCAGGAACTTTATTTAGATAATCTTGGAATCAAGTGGTAAAAGTTAAAGAATACATCAATTTTGTAATAGTAAtcataataaacaaaaatttgaaaagcatTTTCTTTTAGGGATTTTGCGCACAAATTATCATTAGCTCTAATTTCTAATGCTAATACAATGTTGCAAACTATTGATTTATCATATAATACAATCGAAGATAAAGGTAAGTGTTAGTTATAAAGTCCTCTATTTTGTAATCATTGTACTCCTCTTTGGTAGATCCATttaatgttttcaatttttcattgttttgtcTGTTTTTAAGACACTTTTAACATACCtctgtacaaatttttttttatacttttgtagGAGCCTCTAGCTTGTGTGGGATAATTGCCAAATTAATGCAAGGTGTGCAAATAACCATTACTATTTCCAATAGCTATTATTAGTGCCTGTCATTTAAGTTGTTCCTTATCCTTTTGTATTTAAACATGTAATCCTTCATTTAGATATTCCACTAATATATaacattgtatattatattgtgtttaatttaatacaaatatGAGTTATTAGATAAATGAGTGATAAATATATGTTTTAATTAATGGCATCATTTatggtaatattatttttaaggagGTGCACATTTAAGCGGACCTATTGGGAAACTACCTAAaggtttacaaaaattaaatttcgcacATTGTGGACTAACAGGAAAAGGAATAAGTCAAATTGCACATGCACTAAGTTTAAATAGAAGCATGCCAACTAGTTTGCAATATTTGAATCTCTCAGAAAACTCTTTAAAAGATGACATTAATGTAAGTGTTCTACAgaagaatgtaaaatttaatacgataatttattacgaataataaatctgcaagaattatttataatataattattattcaattgCAGAATTTGTGCAATTTTTTAGCACAACCTAATAGCCTAACTCATTTAGATCTAAGTGGTACAGACACTACACTGGAATGTGtaagtatttaattttgtatgcaaaaaattccaatgtaatgaataattttcttcatatttttcatttatcttaTTTAGCTGTTTGGTGCTTTACTACGGGGTTGTGCAACTAATCTAGTCCATTTAAATGTCGCTCGCAACTCTTTTTCAAGCAAGAAGACCAAAGAAATACCTCCCAGCTTTAAACAGTTCTTTACAGCTACACTTTCATTGAAGTACTTAAATATATCTTGCTGCAAATTACCACTGGAAGCATTAAAGCATTTATTACTTGGTTTGGCATGCAATGAAAGCACAGTTGGATTAGAACTTGATATGAGTGGAAACAATTTGGGTTCCATGGGTGCTCATGTGCTAGAATCGTGTATACATGGTGTACGTTGTATAGCATCATTGGATATTTCAGACAGCAGTACGTATGTTCTatagtagaaaaataattattgttatgCTTGAATATAATGTTCTATTTATGATGTTTTATAGATATGGATGTTGATCTAGCACAAGTAATAACTGCTGTAGGGAAAAACAAATCTATAAAGCAATTATATATGGGTCGTAATAC includes these proteins:
- the LOC143147919 gene encoding enoyl-CoA delta isomerase 1, mitochondrial isoform X2; translated protein: MLAVKRIFGHLRIPLYKTYATNLTPIEVTHEDITGISTISMAQTPANILNKELLSALKTSFINAQKNDCKGIILTSSLPSIFSAGLDIMEMYNRSEKQLIEYWHMLQDMWLTLYGLEVPIAATINGASPGGGCLLALSCEYRVLVEGKHTIGLNETQLGLSAPTWFRSLYIDTLGYRKAELALLKGSLFHPKEALEIGLVDELVTDKTSAIKKCRDYITGFKRIPCRNTMKRELRKKNLLWLKENQALDLNEFLTLIQLPTVQATLETYIDSLQKKLKIS
- the LOC143147919 gene encoding enoyl-CoA delta isomerase 1, mitochondrial isoform X1 → MLAVKRIFGHLRIPLYKTYATNLTPIEVTHEDITGISTISMAQTPANILNKELLSALKTSFINAQKNDCKGIILTSSLPSIFSAGLDIMEMYNRSEKQLIEYWHMLQDMWLTLYGLEVPIAATINGASPGGGCLLALSCEYRVLVEGKHTIGLNETQLGLSAPTWFRSLYIDTLGYRKAELALLKGSLFHPKEALEIGLVDELVTDKTSAIKKCRDYITGFKRIPFLGRNTMKRELRKKNLLWLKENQALDLNEFLTLIQLPTVQATLETYIDSLQKKLKIS
- the LOC143147919 gene encoding enoyl-CoA delta isomerase 1, mitochondrial isoform X3 is translated as MLAVKRIFGHLRIPLYKTYATNLTPIEVTHEDITGLDIMEMYNRSEKQLIEYWHMLQDMWLTLYGLEVPIAATINGASPGGGCLLALSCEYRVLVEGKHTIGLNETQLGLSAPTWFRSLYIDTLGYRKAELALLKGSLFHPKEALEIGLVDELVTDKTSAIKKCRDYITGFKRIPFLGRNTMKRELRKKNLLWLKENQALDLNEFLTLIQLPTVQATLETYIDSLQKKLKIS